Proteins from a single region of Apium graveolens cultivar Ventura chromosome 7, ASM990537v1, whole genome shotgun sequence:
- the LOC141671851 gene encoding uncharacterized protein LOC141671851, translated as MQSISRNLTDFNNSILSFLGKMSFSDDEQIPGTLNVAAGEDEFTVGKAKLKIINSATAPVDENNLRVLLELTGLGNNKERLGLDLVTVLDVSGSMKGDRLEKLKKAMQFMIKKLSPIDRLSIITFGTEAHKVCGLRVVNETSQEEIINLVTQIKAEGWTNITDGLQTALKVLDGRTYKDGRSVGIMLMSDGEQNRGGDATQVEVGNVPVYTFGFGTATNARGDPKAMADVLNGIAKKSNGGTFSDVPKTDGLSVAFAQCLAGLLTLAVQDLKLVISPENKSKVENVSAGDYGQSGNTTTEPAVTVAFGNLYDKEMRKIIVDLVLPKVDKEVSSQVLKISYKYMNASKTKELKSPPIFASIKRIGKSTPMQKEEVTVEATRIETAQKMKEARILADQEKFDAAKNKIVEAQNLLEDVEIDGVNNLIEILKAELQQFLIFLQSPEMYKKSGRAYALSSELSHERQRHAAKGDAEKTPAMFATPRMEEYKKQSESFEQGKPVPTAAEDAKEEALADPIGPISGALSLQIQIAIQALMSIQNILDSAAPY; from the exons ATGCAATCAATCTCCAGAAACTTAACTGATTTCAATAACAGCATACTAAGTTTTCTTGGCAAAATGTCTTTCAGTGATGATGAGCAAATCCCTGGAACCCTAAATGTCGCTGCAG GTGAAGATGAGTTCACAGTGGGGAAAGCAAAGTTGAAAATTATCAACTCAGCAACGGCACCGGTGGACGAGAACAATTTGAGGGTTCTGCTGGAGTTGACTGGGCTAGGAAACAACAAAGAAAGACTCGGGCTCGATCTTGTCACCGTGTTGGATGTTAGTGGCAGCATGAAGGGAGATAGGCTGGAGAAACTGAAAAAGGCCATGCAGTTCATGATCAAGAAACTTAGCCCTATCGATCGTTTGTCAATCATCACATTCGGCACTGAAGCCCACAAGGTCTGCGGGTTGCGAGTGGTTAACGAAACATCTCAAGAGGAAATCATTAATCTCGTCACACAGATAAAAGCAGAGGGCTGGACAAACATCACTGACGGGCTTCAGACGGCCTTGAAAGTTCTGGATGGACGCACATACAAGGATGGGCGTTCAGTTGGCATAATGCTCATGTCGGATGGGGAGCAGAACAGAGGTGGGGATGCTACCCAGGTTGAGGTGGGGAATGTGCCTGTGTACACATTTGGTTTTGGAACAGCAACAAATGCTAGAGGAGATCCTAAGGCCATGGCCGAT GTACTGAATGGGATTGCCAAAAAGAGCAACGGGGGGACGTTCTCTGATGTACCAAAGACTGATGGTTTGAGTGTCGCATTTGCTCAGTGTTTAGCCGGGCTTTTGACATTGGCTGTTCAGGATTTGAAACTAGTCATCTCACCAGAAAACAAATCCAAAGTTGAGAATGTGTCTGCAGGAGACTATGGACAATCTGGGAACACCACCACCGAACCTGCAGTAACTGTTGCTTTTGGTAATCTGTATGACAAAGAGATGCGAAAAATTATTGTGGACCTTGTTCTCCCTAAGGTTGATAAGGAGGTGTCCTCGCAAGTTCTAAAAATCAGCTACAAGTACAT GAATGCTAGCAAGACAAAAGAATTGAAATCCCCTCCTATTTTCGCTAGCATAAAGCGTATAGGAAAATCAACACCAATGCAGAAGGAAGAGGTAACAGTTGAAGCCACCCGTATCGAGACAGCACAAAAGATGAAGGAAGCTAGAATCTTGGCTGATCAAGAAAAGTTTGACGCTGCTAAAAACAAGATTGTTGAAGCCCAAAACTTGCTTGAGGATGTCGAAATCGACGGGGTTAATAACTTGATTGAGATTCTGAAAGCAGAGCTCCAACAGTTCTTAATATTTTTGCAGTCACCAGAAATGTACAAAAAGAGTGGCCGTGCTTATGCACTATCTTCGGAGCTTTCCCACGAACGCCAACGTCATGCTGCAAAGGGTGATGCTGAAAAGACACCTGCAATGTTTGCAACTCCACGTATGGAAGAATACAAAAAGCAATCCGAATCATTTGAGCAAGGCAAGCCAGTGCCTACAGCAGCTGAGGACGCCAAGGAAGAGGCTCTTGCTGATCCAATCGGTCCCATCTCCGGAGCACTTAGTCTCCAGATTCAAATTGCCATTCAGGCACTCATGTCCATTCAGAACATACTTGATTCGGCCGCTCCCTACTGA